The DNA sequence AGATTATTGTTCAGCATCATGTCTATGTCTAATAAGAATTGACATTAAAACATTGTATGGAAGCACTTGCAAggttatataaaaaaatcgcATTTGGCTGCCGGATTaaacgagacaatgaaatagagtacaaaggccttgagcaccaaaaacaaagctctccgtaacaccaaggaatacccaaagtctttctcttttctttatcTTCTGTCTATGCTGTATTTGTCCCAAATTTTATGCTAAACACACAAAAACGTCAATGTCTCTCTTTCTTTGTCATATAAAGCCAATATTGATCTGTTGTCTGTTTCTGTTTGGTAAGGATACTAATCTAATCATTTGTTTTCCTCTGTTTGTTCTCATGTTTTAAGGTGGTATGATACACAAAAACTCATTTTTTCTCAAACAGAAGCGTTATAGATGTCTGCCATGATAGGCGCAAGTTCAAAAGCAAATTCCTTCAACacgttattatttttttggagTTAGAATTCGAGGCATTACCAAAAATCATGGACATTTTGTTCAGGCGGTATTTTTTGACAGCGGTCTCATTTAGGCGTTACTGCGCATGCGTCGGAATATCAGCTCAcccaaaacaaaatggcggaggGAAGACAGAGATCAAGAAGAATTGATTATAAAGCACTGAAAATCGAAATTAAAATCGGCAGATGAAACATTATTCAAAGAAAACGAAAGTATAAAAGTGGATCAAAGGTATATGATGTGGAAAGGATAATAAGTCAGCGAATTACCTCCAGAAACGTAAGTGATAGTTTGCTCGAGCAAACCTTTTTATTTGAGTAGAATCCCAATTTTGTTAAAATATAAATTGGAAACTCACATTTTTGGTTTGATTTCAAAAGGAATTGTACACCGAATTTCCATTGATTGctgtatttttgtattttgtttcgATACAGGGGGATAAAGAGTACCTAGTGAAGTGGAAAAATTGGCCGATTTGGACTAGTACTTGGGAGCCAGCGAATCATTTAACAGAAGCTTTGATTAGGTGAATATTCTGAAATAACTCctcaatgattttttttaaaaaatattaataaaaaattccGGAAGTCATAGCTTCTGATCTTTTGATGTATTTTGAACTTTCAGATCTTACCTATTCCCTGTAATAACACCTGAAAGACTAGAAAATGCATCAGCTTTGTTTTTGGAGGGGATTACAAGCATCTTGAAATCCAAGGCAGTAAAAGCTGTACATAGCACCGAAATCCGTATTGATCATGACATAGTAAGGTACATATTTAAGGGCTGTGGTAAATTAGCTGCTGACAAGAAGTCTATGTTTTATGAGAAATCTGATTTCAAAAGATTTGGCCTTCCAGTGTATTGGTATTACTGCCTGGATGAACATGGACAAGGAATTACAGTGGATTTCCCCATCAAAATCAAAACTGTCCTTTCATACACAAAAGCTTACTACATAGTGTCATGTGGGAAATTAGAAAAGAGCCCAACATCTCCTGTAGAAAAAATAGTTATAACTTTAAATAGGAAAGCTTGTGATCAGcacaatttgtttgtttgattttttttataatatatttttttatcattcatAGGATTTAATAATATATGACTCAATAGaataatatatgtatatacaaAGAAATTGTTATAACATCACCAAGGAAATGTTGAAtagttttaaaattatttacatGACAATTTATTGTACTGTTGTTATTAATAGCATTGTTATTGCTACTTATAATGTTTATTCATCCAGAGTGTTACTCGTAGTTGCAGTATAATTTGATTCTGTGTTCCTTCTTCTTTTCCTTGAGTCTAAAATTTTGCTATTCCACCATTCCTCATTTCGCTTCACAtattttctcttctctctTTCGTGGTGCTCTAGAGATTTTTGCCTAGACTCCAAAAGCAGAATGTCCTTAGCTGCATCCCATTTATTGGACTTTTGGTAGTATATGCGCTTAGCATCATCGTTGtttttttccacaccttgCCCTGAAAACTGTATGATTGGCCCATGACTTAAGATAAACTGGGGTATGTGGTATGGAACTGCATGCATGTATGGGGTCACCCTGGCATTACCATAACCAACACGTTTCGCACCAAGCTTGGAAAATAATTCTATCCATGCTTTGGTCTTTTGGTGAATAGAATCTGGTGTAGTTTCATCAGCATTTGCACAGCATATCAGCAGGTATAATGAATGGAAGTCTTCCCAAAGCTTTATGACCTCAGACTTGGTTTCATCAAAGAGTATATTCATGGATTTCAGCTTTTCAGGAAGAAATTTCATCagcttttttttgtcagagccAACTAAACTTGTCCAGTCTTTCTGCTTACTTGATTTTCCATCTGCATTCAGTTTTTCCCACACATTAAATGTTATGCCAATGTCATTAATTGCTTTAATTAGCTTATCAAGGCCTATGCCTTTACATTCTCCTCTTGGTTTGTGCATATCTTCTTTGCTGTCTTTTTCCATTACTTCAATAATCAAATTTTCTGTCAGCCTGTCTGTTATCCTTAACATCATATGCAGTTCATCCAGAATGACATGATCTAGTTCAATCTCAAATAAAGGTGGGTTGATACAACAATaattctctttcttttttgtacACCACTCCTTAAGTGATTTGATTGTTCTTTTCATTGTGTCTGAGTTGTAGtatgttataataataataataataattagtttatttttcactttcgCAGTCCATGGACTGAATTACAGTGACGGTCAATTACGCatacatataaatatataattaacTTATAATTTACACATGATATATTGATAATTCACTCCAAGCCTGAGGTTGCAAACTTTACGCTAACAAAATTTCCGAACCTGTCGGTTTTGGTTGCTAGAGTGACATGGTCTTTAGGTCTTAAGTTGTAGTGCGAGGACTGGTTAATTATGCGTTTGTGTATTAGGAGATGGAGTGGATTGTCAGGAGTGACCTTACGGATAAACTTACTGCATGCTATTTTCCTGCGCTCCTCAAGGGTGGGAATACCAGCCTTGGCTAGCGCGTCCGCATAGGGGATAAATGGGAATATGATAGCCAAAGCGCGCCTCTGGATCCGCTCCAGATCTTGCGATAAATATTTTGGAAGGTTGGCAAAGACTACGCATGCGTACTCCAGGATAGAGCGCACGAGACAGCAGTAAATGCTAACAAGGGGTCCCCTTGTGGGACACGACTCTTCTTGAGTTGCCTTATTGCGTAAAGGCGCCTGTTAGCTTTCTTCACTACATACTCGCAGTGAGCAGTTGATTCATGTTTCATATTCCACCTCTGAGGCTTGTGAACTATACACCACAAACAAGCATAATCAGAAGTGGCACCACTGAGACCCATTGAAAGCAGCAAAAATTTCAAATCACCCCCAAGAAAAAACTCTAAAGTGACTTTTTTAGCTTTCACATGCTCATTAATATCCTTAATTAGACTGTTGTATGAAACTTTCAGTGTTTCATATTGTTCGGGTCCATTCACAATTCCAATCGTATGGTTTCCTTTTGATGCATTGTATTCACCAGACTGCAGCAATGTGAAAGAGAGAATCATAAAATTGGTTGTTCTTGACATCTTTGCCCCATCACCACTTATTTTAACTTTTAGTGGATTTTTAGTGAAATCAAAAGATGGGTGTGAATCCAAATACTTTGATATGACCTCCTTTAGCAGTAAGGAAAAGGAACGTTGAGCACCAGGGTCAGGGCCAGGCACCCTCTCAATGTGGCAGAGAGAATTGAGCTTGTCCCTCTTGTTTAATGAGGTAAGATCGAGGGATATCATTTGTTAGGAAACTGAGTTCATGATAGCATTCATCACTTACACAAAATTTGTCTAGTAGAAACAATACTTGTTCAAGCCTATGGTTCTCTTCCTCTGTAAGTCTTTGAGTTTCATCactatttttttcctgttcATCATAGTTCAAAGTATATATTTTGCCATCATCACTCTGATCTTTAAAAGCAATAGATGCAATGTCCAGACCAAATGTCTTTGAGAACCAGAGAGCACATTGAGCTCTCTCTTTTAGCTGTTTAagttttcttgatttttgttttgtaccAACCTCAGAAATCTTTTTTGAAGAACAACACAATTTTTCATCCCCTTCCTCTAATGCCAGTGCATAAGCTTTGAGTTCTTCATTTAGTGTTTCTAAAACTTCAATTTCTTCACAATTTGTTTGTTGAACTTGCTTAAGCTCTtccaaaagtgtttttttctgcAACTCCAAATcagtgcatttatttttccattctTGAAGTTCCAGATTCACATCTTCATATTCATCTCTGAGCTTTGAGATAGATTCAAGCTCTTTTGAAAGGATACTGAATTCTGCATATCTTTTATCCAGTTCCCTTCTGTTCCTTCCACCTTTGCACTTCTTATAGAGGGAGAGAACTTTTCCAGTTTCCCTTCTTAGATTTTCTTCCAACCGTCCACTTTATCCCTTTGCAATAGCCCAACAGTGTCCAGGTACTGTGGCATTGAGCAGGTCTGTTAGACTATAACAGCTTCCATCTGAGGtactttttttttgaaaaattattccATATTTTGAACAAAGGAAATGGAACCTAAACAGTGAAAGCAACTTCAAATAGCTTTGCAGATTCTCCAGTTAAATAAGCAAATGAACTCCTTGGATTAATCTCTGAAtcaaattttaatttccaATCTATTGCTTGTTTAGAGTATTCGGATAAAATCTCAGACATATGTTGTTGCTCTTAGTTAGCTCTGCTAGCTCAGTGTTGGAATTTTAttaaccacaggaatcccattatttatttgattaaGTAAAAAGCAATATAATGTACAAAAATATTCGAGAATCTAAATATTAGATATTGTTTTGAAGGATCATGAATGCAATGAGTACACTGGCCTTGATAACTTCGTCCTACATGGCgaatttattataatttattatACTTTCTCTTGCCTCTCTTATACCCCCACGAATCTTTTTTGCACCTTTTAGGCCTGGTTACATAGGCTTAAAATGGCGGAGAAAGAAGTAATTTAGTAGCATTTACTCGAAGATTTCAGAGGTTTTTCTCAAGCTACAAACCGCGGTACCTCAGATTCAGATAGCAATACTTAAAGAATGAAATTCAGGGACTTCGACAGAGTTTTGCCCGTTCCAAATGATTATCAATTGCCATTAAAAATGGCTGTTTCACGAGATCATGCTGCCTTCGATAACATGGGAAGACCGCGTAATCGATTCATCGATGTGCTGCAACATCATTTCATGTATTTGGTGAACTACTATTACAAGTTTGAAGAAAATCCACGGAGAGTTTTATGGTATATTTAGCTATAATATTGCCCGATCAAAACTTCCATGAAAGCCTCAAAAACCAATCCTGGTAAGTAGATTGAAGTCAGGTAAATAAGTTAAGAAGACCGCAAAATTGTATTAGTTTGCATAAATACTATATTTCgagcttttcaaatttcattGCATACAATCTTTGAAAATAATCGGCCATTTTTAAATGGCATTTCAGACATGCGCCGTAA is a window from the Nematostella vectensis chromosome 9, jaNemVect1.1, whole genome shotgun sequence genome containing:
- the LOC125572183 gene encoding uncharacterized protein LOC125572183 — encoded protein: MKRTIKSLKEWCTKKKENYCCINPPLFEIELDHVILDELHMMLRITDRLTENLIIEVMEKDSKEDMHKPRGECKGIGLDKLIKAINDIGITFNVWEKLNADGKSSKQKDWTSLVGSDKKKLMKFLPEKLKSMNILFDETKSEVIKLWEDFHSLYLLICCANADETTPDSIHQKTKAWIELFSKLGAKRVGYGNARVTPYMHAVPYHIPQFILSHGPIIQFSGQGVEKNNDDAKRIYYQKSNKWDAAKDILLLESRQKSLEHHEREKRKYVKRNEEWWNSKILDSRKRRRNTESNYTATTSNTLDE